A window from Streptomyces sp. NBC_00335 encodes these proteins:
- a CDS encoding YciI family protein, which produces MRYLMTTKPSETAPDERLYAEMGKFIEELTAAGVLLATGGLEPGGILVASTGEEITVTDGPFAEAKEAVAGFALIEVRSREEAIELARRFRRIVGDGESVVQQVFGP; this is translated from the coding sequence ATGCGCTACCTGATGACGACGAAGCCTTCCGAGACCGCCCCCGACGAGCGGCTGTACGCCGAGATGGGCAAGTTCATCGAGGAGCTGACGGCCGCCGGCGTACTGCTGGCCACGGGCGGCCTGGAACCGGGCGGCATCCTGGTGGCCTCCACCGGCGAGGAGATCACCGTGACGGACGGGCCGTTCGCCGAGGCCAAGGAGGCCGTGGCCGGTTTCGCGCTGATCGAGGTCCGGTCCAGGGAAGAGGCGATCGAGCTGGCCCGCCGCTTCCGCAGGATCGTCGGTGACGGGGAGAGCGTGGTCCAGCAGGTCTTCGGCCCCTGA
- a CDS encoding DUF998 domain-containing protein, with protein sequence MSTRTPTATATVSSSAPVSATTRSLLTCVVVASPLWAVVSLTQAATRQGFDITRHPLSALSNGSLGWLQITNFLLAGVLLAIGATGLRRALRGAPGATWAPRLVRIAGIGMIAAGAFVMDPVDGFPLGAPSVETATLTWHSYAHFAAGSVTFTSLIAACYVLGRHFGRTGNRRYAIASRVAGTALLIGNGWAMAGGPAGTLTLAVGAVTALLWVSVVAHRSRRGI encoded by the coding sequence ATGAGCACCCGGACCCCCACCGCGACCGCCACCGTCTCCTCCTCCGCCCCCGTCTCCGCCACCACCCGCTCCCTGCTCACCTGCGTGGTCGTGGCCTCCCCGCTGTGGGCGGTCGTCTCCCTGACCCAGGCCGCGACCCGCCAGGGCTTCGACATCACCCGCCACCCGCTGAGCGCGCTGAGCAACGGCAGCCTCGGCTGGCTCCAGATCACCAACTTCCTGCTCGCCGGCGTCCTGCTCGCCATCGGGGCGACCGGCCTGCGCCGGGCCCTGCGCGGTGCCCCCGGAGCCACGTGGGCGCCACGGCTGGTCCGGATCGCCGGCATCGGCATGATCGCCGCGGGAGCCTTCGTCATGGACCCGGTCGACGGCTTCCCCCTGGGCGCCCCTTCCGTGGAGACCGCCACCCTCACCTGGCACAGCTACGCGCACTTCGCCGCCGGGTCGGTCACCTTCACCTCGCTGATCGCCGCCTGCTACGTCCTGGGCCGGCACTTCGGCCGCACCGGGAACCGCCGGTACGCGATCGCCTCCCGGGTCGCCGGTACCGCCCTCCTGATCGGCAACGGCTGGGCCATGGCCGGCGGCCCGGCGGGCACCCTGACGCTGGCCGTCGGAGCCGTCACGGCCTTGCTCTGGGTCTCCGTGGTCGCGCACCGCAGTCGCCGCGGCATCTGA
- a CDS encoding sigma-70 family RNA polymerase sigma factor: MPDASRTIDAVWKLESAKIIATLTRLVHDVGLAEELAQDALVAALEQWPGAGVPDNPGAWLTTTAKRRAVDHIRRSRMLTDKQEQLAHELEENREHQEEQEPEQDDVLRLMFLSCHPVLPAEARAALTLRLLGGLTAEEIARAFLVTASAVTRRIAAAKRTLAEHHVPFDLPEGSELPERLSSVLEVIYLIFNEGYSATSGDDLMRPGLCLEALRLGRLLAELAPREAEVHALVALMEIQASRSAARTGPSGEPVQLHEQNRGRWDPLLVRRGFTAMLRAREAGGAPGPYMLQAAIAVCHAQARTAEETDWTQIATLYGALARLLPTAVVRLNQAVALGMAHGPQAGLDLVDSLVADPVLRDYHLLPSVRGDLLLRLDRGPEARLEFLRAAALAKNAAERAFLRRRAEQVPATGGPAGPAPGPTLGRAAEGFLGRADLDAATVRSYGQTLRRLRLDLGDAAPLSRLTSEEVARVCSAAWGAAAARTWNRHRSAVRSFGAWAGLDGLAAGLERRPEPRPRASALDPARLDALWSDPEVPLRERALWLLLHESAAGVTTVLSLNVEDLDLEDRRARAGGTWVSWRSGTARLLPPLLAGRTRGPVFLSDRRPGPARTPAPADLCPDTGRRRLSYERAEHLFKEATRPLDPAREGYTLRRLKPGPKERG; this comes from the coding sequence GTGCCCGACGCCTCGCGGACGATCGACGCGGTCTGGAAGCTCGAATCGGCCAAGATCATCGCCACGCTCACCCGCCTGGTGCACGATGTCGGCCTGGCCGAGGAACTGGCCCAGGACGCGCTCGTCGCCGCGCTCGAACAGTGGCCGGGCGCCGGGGTCCCCGACAACCCCGGCGCCTGGCTGACGACCACGGCCAAGCGCCGGGCGGTCGACCACATCCGGCGCTCCCGGATGCTGACGGACAAGCAGGAGCAGCTCGCGCACGAGCTGGAGGAGAACCGGGAGCACCAGGAGGAACAGGAGCCCGAACAGGACGACGTCCTGCGGCTGATGTTCCTCTCCTGCCACCCCGTGCTGCCCGCCGAGGCCCGTGCGGCGCTCACGCTGCGGCTGCTGGGCGGCCTGACGGCCGAGGAGATCGCACGGGCCTTCCTCGTCACGGCGAGCGCCGTCACCCGGCGGATCGCCGCGGCCAAGCGCACGCTGGCCGAGCACCACGTGCCCTTCGACCTGCCGGAGGGGTCCGAGCTGCCCGAGCGGCTGTCCTCGGTGCTGGAGGTCATCTACCTGATCTTCAACGAGGGCTACTCGGCCACCTCGGGCGACGACCTGATGAGGCCCGGACTCTGCCTCGAAGCCCTCCGGCTGGGCCGGCTGCTCGCCGAGCTGGCCCCCCGGGAGGCCGAGGTGCACGCCCTGGTCGCGCTGATGGAGATCCAGGCCTCCCGTTCGGCGGCGCGCACCGGTCCCTCGGGCGAGCCGGTCCAGCTCCACGAGCAGAACCGGGGGCGCTGGGACCCGCTGCTCGTCCGCCGCGGCTTCACCGCGATGCTGCGCGCACGGGAAGCCGGCGGGGCCCCCGGCCCGTACATGCTGCAGGCGGCGATCGCCGTGTGCCACGCGCAGGCACGCACCGCCGAGGAGACCGACTGGACCCAGATCGCGACCCTGTACGGGGCCTTGGCGCGGCTGCTGCCGACGGCGGTGGTCCGGCTCAACCAGGCGGTGGCGCTCGGCATGGCCCACGGTCCGCAGGCCGGCCTCGACCTGGTGGACTCCCTGGTCGCCGATCCCGTGCTCCGCGACTACCACCTCCTGCCCAGCGTCCGGGGAGACCTGCTGCTGCGCCTGGACCGGGGCCCGGAGGCCCGGCTGGAGTTCCTCCGGGCGGCGGCCCTCGCCAAGAACGCCGCCGAGCGCGCCTTCCTGCGCCGGCGCGCGGAGCAGGTCCCCGCCACCGGCGGCCCGGCCGGTCCCGCGCCGGGTCCGACCCTGGGCCGGGCCGCGGAGGGCTTCCTGGGCCGGGCGGATCTGGACGCGGCGACGGTCCGCTCGTACGGGCAGACCCTGCGGCGGCTGCGCCTGGACCTCGGCGACGCCGCGCCGCTGTCCCGGCTGACGTCCGAGGAGGTGGCGCGGGTGTGCTCGGCCGCCTGGGGCGCCGCGGCCGCCCGCACCTGGAACCGGCACCGCTCGGCCGTACGGTCCTTCGGCGCCTGGGCCGGCCTGGACGGACTCGCGGCAGGGCTGGAGCGGCGCCCCGAGCCCCGGCCCCGGGCGTCCGCGCTGGACCCCGCGCGGCTCGACGCGCTGTGGAGCGATCCCGAAGTACCGCTGCGGGAACGGGCCCTGTGGCTGCTCCTGCACGAATCGGCCGCGGGGGTCACGACCGTACTGTCCCTGAACGTGGAGGACCTGGACCTGGAGGACCGCCGGGCCCGCGCGGGCGGCACGTGGGTGAGCTGGCGCTCCGGGACGGCCCGCCTCCTGCCCCCGCTGCTGGCCGGCCGCACCCGGGGCCCGGTGTTCCTCTCCGACCGGCGCCCCGGCCCGGCCCGCACCCCCGCCCCGGCCGACCTCTGCCCGGACACGGGCCGGCGCCGGCTGTCGTACGAGCGGGCCGAGCACCTCTTCAAGGAGGCCACCAGGCCCCTGGACCCCGCCCGCGAGGGCTACACCCTCCGCCGCCTCAAACCCGGCCCGAAGGAACGGGGTTGA